In Streptomyces chartreusis NRRL 3882, the following are encoded in one genomic region:
- the yicI gene encoding alpha-xylosidase: MKFTDGYWLLREGVTAAYPAEVLDVTESDGTLEIHAPTRPVRTRGDLLKGPVLALRAHTPMPDVIGLTLTHFTGGERRGPEFELTGSGATPQVSYDDEYATLTSGDLSVRVARGGPWHVEFLSHGRTLTSSGHKSMGIMRDATGAHHLREQLVLQVGTSVYGLGERFGPLVKNGQVVDVWQADGGTCSEQAYKNVPFYLTDAGYGVFVDHPGKVSFEVASEVVSRVQFSAETQELTYYVVHGPTPKDILRKYTALTGRPALPPAWSFGLWLSTSFTTSYDEETVTSFIEGMRERELPLSVFHFDCFWMREHHWCDFQWDARVFPDPEGMLARLKARDLRVSVWINPYIAQRSPLFAEGKALGHLLKRPDGSVWQWDLWQPGMALVDFTSPAARDWYAAKLEALLAQGVDCFKTDFGERVPLDVTWSDGSDPERMHNYYTYLYNRTVFEVLRKHRGEAEAVLFARSATAGSQQFPVHWGGDCEATYESMAESLRGGLSLGLSGFGFWSHDIGGFEGTPTPAVFKRWLAFGLLSSHSRLHGSSSYRVPWLFDEESVEVAHHFIRLKLRLMPYLYETARAAHTEGVPMMRAMVLEFPDDPGCAHLERQYMLGPDLLVAPVFSDEGDVTYYVPEGAWTHFLTGEPVTGPRWVRERHPFLSVPLLVRPGAVIPVGAVDDRPDYDHADGVTLRAYGLRPGDQTTVRVGDVTFTVVREADTLRATCSDPAAPWALAAAGHEARARAGTGSLTLGLEPS, translated from the coding sequence ATGAAGTTCACCGACGGCTACTGGCTGCTCCGGGAGGGCGTCACCGCGGCGTACCCGGCCGAGGTGCTCGACGTCACCGAGTCGGACGGCACGCTGGAGATCCACGCGCCGACCCGGCCCGTCCGCACCCGCGGGGACCTGTTGAAGGGCCCCGTCCTGGCGCTCCGCGCGCACACGCCCATGCCCGACGTGATCGGCCTGACGCTGACGCACTTCACGGGAGGGGAGCGGCGGGGGCCCGAGTTCGAGCTGACCGGGTCGGGAGCCACCCCGCAGGTCTCGTACGACGACGAGTACGCGACCCTGACCTCGGGCGACCTGTCGGTGCGGGTGGCCCGCGGCGGCCCCTGGCACGTCGAGTTCCTCTCGCACGGCCGCACCCTGACCAGCAGCGGCCACAAGAGCATGGGCATCATGCGGGACGCGACCGGCGCGCACCACCTGCGCGAACAGCTGGTCCTCCAGGTCGGCACGTCCGTCTACGGCCTGGGCGAGCGCTTCGGCCCGCTGGTCAAGAACGGCCAGGTCGTCGACGTCTGGCAGGCGGACGGCGGCACCTGCAGCGAACAGGCCTACAAGAACGTGCCCTTCTACCTCACGGACGCGGGCTACGGCGTCTTCGTCGACCACCCGGGCAAGGTGTCCTTCGAGGTCGCCTCGGAGGTCGTGTCGCGGGTGCAGTTCAGCGCCGAGACGCAGGAGCTGACGTACTACGTCGTCCACGGCCCGACCCCGAAGGACATCCTGCGCAAGTACACGGCCCTGACCGGCCGCCCGGCGCTGCCGCCCGCCTGGTCGTTCGGCCTGTGGCTGTCGACGTCCTTCACGACGTCCTACGACGAGGAGACGGTGACGTCCTTCATCGAGGGCATGCGGGAACGCGAACTCCCCCTGTCCGTCTTCCACTTCGACTGCTTCTGGATGCGCGAGCACCACTGGTGCGACTTCCAGTGGGATGCACGGGTCTTCCCCGACCCGGAGGGCATGCTGGCCCGGCTCAAGGCCCGTGACCTGCGCGTCTCCGTCTGGATCAATCCGTACATCGCCCAGCGCTCCCCGCTGTTCGCCGAGGGCAAGGCACTCGGGCATCTGCTGAAGCGCCCGGACGGCAGCGTCTGGCAGTGGGACCTGTGGCAGCCCGGCATGGCCCTGGTCGACTTCACGTCACCGGCCGCCCGCGACTGGTACGCCGCCAAGCTGGAGGCGCTGCTCGCCCAGGGCGTCGACTGCTTCAAGACCGACTTCGGCGAACGGGTGCCGCTGGATGTGACCTGGTCGGACGGCTCCGACCCGGAGCGGATGCACAACTACTACACGTACCTGTACAACCGCACGGTCTTCGAGGTGCTGCGCAAGCACCGCGGCGAGGCGGAGGCCGTCCTCTTCGCCCGCTCGGCGACGGCGGGGAGCCAGCAGTTCCCGGTGCACTGGGGCGGCGACTGCGAGGCGACGTACGAGTCGATGGCGGAGTCGCTGCGCGGCGGCCTGTCCCTGGGCCTGTCCGGCTTCGGCTTCTGGAGCCATGACATCGGCGGTTTCGAGGGCACGCCGACACCGGCCGTGTTCAAACGCTGGCTGGCCTTCGGCCTGCTCTCCTCGCACAGCCGCCTGCACGGCAGCAGCTCCTACCGCGTCCCCTGGCTGTTCGACGAGGAGTCGGTGGAGGTCGCGCACCACTTCATCCGGCTGAAGCTGCGCCTCATGCCCTACCTGTACGAGACGGCCCGGGCCGCCCACACCGAGGGCGTACCGATGATGCGGGCGATGGTGCTGGAGTTCCCGGACGACCCGGGCTGCGCTCACCTGGAACGGCAGTACATGCTCGGCCCGGACCTCCTCGTGGCACCGGTGTTCAGCGACGAGGGCGACGTCACGTACTACGTCCCCGAAGGCGCCTGGACCCACTTCCTCACCGGCGAGCCGGTGACCGGCCCGCGCTGGGTGCGCGAGCGGCACCCCTTCCTGAGCGTGCCGCTGCTGGTCAGGCCGGGTGCGGTGATCCCGGTGGGCGCGGTGGACGACCGTCCGGACTACGACCACGCCGACGGGGTGACGCTGCGGGCCTACGGCCTCCGGCCCGGTGACCAGACGACGGTACGGGTCGGGGACGTCACCTTCACCGTGGTACGCGAGGCAGACACCCTGCGGGCCACATGCAGCGACCCGGCGGCCCCCTGGGCGCTCGCCGCCGCCGGCCACGAGGCCCGGGCACGGGCCGGAACCGGCTCCCTGACGCTGGGGCTGGAGCCGTCCTGA
- a CDS encoding LacI family DNA-binding transcriptional regulator has translation MVRITDVARRAGVSPSTVSYALSGKRPISDETRRRVEAAVRELGYRPQPGAPAHGTPKVLGVAAPLRAGVHVPAMMRLTQSVVTAARGYDHDVLLLTHEEGLTRVRESALVDALLVMDIGLHDPRLPLLRSLNRPSVLLGLPADPHGLTCVDLDYRAAGEACVHHLARLGHRTVALVSSPPEVHLRGTASAHRLVEGFTAAADRHGLASSVHPAGSAPATAHHLADRLLRDHPALTALVVHNAPLLEPLITAFQQLGLRIPEDLSITAVCPDDPATTTSVTLPATELGTRAVELLMEKLHGTPVPETTLLAPRLTERASTRHA, from the coding sequence ATGGTCAGGATCACGGACGTGGCGCGACGGGCCGGGGTCTCCCCCAGCACCGTGTCGTACGCGCTGAGCGGCAAGCGCCCGATCTCCGACGAGACCCGGCGCAGGGTCGAGGCGGCGGTCCGGGAGCTGGGCTACCGCCCGCAGCCGGGCGCACCGGCGCACGGCACGCCGAAGGTCCTGGGCGTGGCAGCCCCGCTGCGCGCCGGCGTCCACGTACCGGCGATGATGCGTCTGACGCAGTCCGTGGTGACAGCGGCACGCGGGTACGACCACGACGTCCTGCTCCTCACCCATGAGGAGGGCCTGACCCGCGTCAGGGAATCGGCGCTGGTGGACGCGTTACTGGTCATGGACATCGGCCTCCACGACCCACGTCTCCCCCTGCTCCGCTCCCTGAACCGCCCCTCCGTCCTGCTCGGCCTGCCCGCCGACCCGCACGGTCTGACCTGCGTGGACCTGGACTACCGGGCAGCGGGCGAGGCGTGCGTGCACCACCTGGCCCGCCTCGGCCACCGCACCGTGGCCCTGGTCAGCTCGCCGCCGGAGGTCCACCTCCGCGGGACCGCCTCGGCCCACCGCCTGGTCGAGGGCTTCACGGCCGCAGCCGACCGCCACGGGCTGGCCTCCTCGGTGCACCCCGCCGGATCGGCCCCGGCCACGGCCCACCACCTCGCGGACCGACTGCTGCGCGATCACCCCGCGCTGACGGCCCTGGTCGTCCACAACGCGCCCCTCCTGGAGCCCCTGATCACGGCCTTCCAGCAGCTCGGCCTGCGCATCCCCGAGGACCTGTCGATCACGGCCGTCTGCCCCGACGACCCCGCGACGACCACGTCGGTCACCCTGCCGGCGACGGAGCTGGGCACCCGAGCGGTGGAACTGCTGATGGAGAAACTGCACGGCACGCCCGTACCGGAGACGACGCTGCTGGCGCCGCGGCTGACGGAGCGGGCGAGTACGCGTCACGCATGA
- the smpB gene encoding SsrA-binding protein SmpB → MAKEKGRKLIAQNKKARHDYLIIDTYEAGLVLTGTEVKSLRQGRASLVDGFVQMDGHEAWLYNVHVPEYSQGTWTNHSARRKRKLLLHREEIDKLESKSQETGHTIVPLALYFKDGRAKVEIALAKGKKEYDKRQTLREKQDRREAERVISAVRRKQRA, encoded by the coding sequence ATGGCTAAGGAAAAAGGGCGCAAGCTGATCGCGCAGAACAAGAAGGCGCGGCACGACTACCTCATCATCGACACCTACGAGGCCGGTCTGGTCCTCACCGGCACCGAGGTGAAGTCGCTGCGCCAGGGACGGGCGTCGCTGGTCGACGGCTTCGTGCAGATGGACGGGCACGAGGCGTGGCTGTACAACGTGCACGTGCCGGAGTACAGCCAGGGCACGTGGACCAACCACAGCGCGCGGCGCAAGCGGAAGCTGCTGCTGCACCGCGAGGAGATCGACAAGCTGGAGTCGAAGTCGCAGGAGACGGGTCACACCATCGTGCCCCTCGCCCTGTACTTCAAGGACGGCCGCGCCAAGGTCGAGATCGCGCTGGCGAAGGGCAAGAAGGAGTACGACAAGCGTCAGACGCTCCGCGAGAAGCAGGACCGGCGCGAGGCCGAGCGGGTGATCTCGGCGGTGCGGCGGAAGCAGCGGGCGTAG
- the ftsE gene encoding cell division ATP-binding protein FtsE: MIRFDNVSKVYPKQTRPALRDVSLEVEKGEFVFLVGSSGSGKSTFLRLILREERCSHGQVHVLGKDLARLSNWKVPQMRRQLGTVFQDFRLLPNKTVGENVAFAQEVIGKSRGEIRKSVPQVLDLVGLGGKEDRMPGELSGGEQQRVAIARAFVNRPKLLIADEPTGNLDPQTSVGIMKLLDRINRTGTTVVMATHDQNIVDQMRKRVIELEKGRLVRDQARGVYGYQH; encoded by the coding sequence GTGATCCGATTCGACAATGTCTCCAAGGTCTACCCCAAGCAGACCCGCCCCGCCCTCAGGGATGTCTCCCTGGAGGTCGAGAAGGGCGAGTTCGTCTTCCTCGTGGGGTCCTCCGGCTCCGGAAAGTCCACCTTCCTGCGGCTGATCCTCCGCGAGGAGCGGTGCAGTCACGGGCAGGTGCACGTTCTCGGCAAGGACCTCGCGCGCCTGTCCAACTGGAAGGTGCCGCAGATGCGGCGCCAGCTGGGGACGGTCTTCCAGGACTTCCGCCTGCTGCCGAACAAGACGGTCGGCGAGAACGTCGCCTTCGCGCAGGAGGTCATCGGCAAGTCGCGCGGCGAGATCCGCAAGTCCGTGCCGCAGGTGCTCGACCTCGTCGGGCTCGGCGGCAAGGAGGACCGGATGCCCGGCGAGCTGTCCGGTGGTGAGCAGCAGCGTGTGGCCATCGCCAGGGCCTTCGTCAACCGGCCCAAGCTGCTCATCGCCGACGAGCCCACCGGCAACCTCGACCCGCAGACCTCCGTCGGCATCATGAAGCTGCTCGACCGCATCAACCGGACGGGCACGACCGTGGTGATGGCCACGCACGACCAGAACATCGTGGACCAGATGCGCAAGCGCGTCATCGAACTGGAGAAGGGCCGCCTCGTCCGCGACCAGGCCCGCGGTGTCTACGGCTACCAGCACTGA
- a CDS encoding S41 family peptidase, giving the protein MSGRDPFCQPRRIRRGAALTLMFASVLVAGAATGSLPQAERKSAPDEARSAVPAGHHADVTRAAEEAMAVGKSPMEAAKRAVSRSGDRWGAVYSRGEYEEFEESLDGQYTGVGLWARSERDGRIEVTKVRAGSPAATAGIRPGDLLRSVDGEKTDGRPVTEIVSLLRGDATDAPAGTTVRLGLERGTRAWTETLRRAQLSTDSVDVRKAAGPVTVIRVDTFTKGSGDQVREAVRQAPPRAGIVLDLRGNSGGLVTEAVTAASAFLDGGLVATYDVDGRQRALHAEPGGDTTRPLVALVDGGTMSAAELLTGAVQDRGRALVVGSRTFGKGSVQMPSRLPDGSVAELTVGHYRTPSGRAVDGRGITPDLEADEGALQRAETVLRGLAGPS; this is encoded by the coding sequence ATGTCAGGTCGTGACCCGTTCTGTCAGCCCCGTCGCATCCGCCGCGGGGCCGCCCTGACATTGATGTTCGCCAGCGTGCTCGTCGCCGGCGCGGCCACGGGATCCCTCCCGCAGGCCGAGCGGAAGTCCGCGCCGGACGAGGCCCGTTCGGCCGTCCCGGCCGGGCACCACGCGGACGTCACCAGGGCGGCCGAGGAGGCCATGGCCGTCGGCAAGTCGCCGATGGAGGCCGCGAAGCGTGCCGTCAGCCGCAGCGGGGACCGCTGGGGAGCCGTCTACTCCCGGGGCGAATACGAGGAGTTCGAGGAAAGCCTCGACGGCCAGTACACCGGCGTCGGCCTGTGGGCGCGCAGCGAACGTGACGGCCGCATCGAGGTGACGAAGGTGCGCGCCGGGTCGCCCGCGGCCACCGCCGGGATCCGCCCCGGAGACCTGCTGCGCAGCGTCGACGGCGAGAAGACCGACGGGCGGCCCGTCACCGAGATCGTCTCCTTACTGCGCGGGGACGCCACCGACGCCCCCGCCGGCACCACCGTCCGACTCGGCCTGGAGCGCGGTACGCGCGCGTGGACCGAGACCCTGCGCCGGGCCCAGCTGTCCACGGACTCGGTCGATGTTCGAAAAGCCGCCGGCCCGGTCACCGTCATCCGGGTCGACACCTTCACCAAGGGCTCCGGCGACCAGGTCCGCGAGGCCGTCCGGCAGGCCCCGCCCCGCGCCGGGATCGTCCTCGACCTGCGCGGCAACTCCGGCGGCCTGGTCACCGAGGCGGTCACCGCCGCCTCCGCCTTCCTCGACGGCGGTCTGGTCGCCACGTACGACGTCGACGGCCGGCAGCGCGCCCTGCACGCCGAGCCCGGTGGCGACACGACGAGACCCCTGGTCGCGCTCGTCGACGGCGGGACGATGAGCGCGGCCGAACTCCTCACCGGCGCTGTCCAGGATCGCGGACGGGCGCTCGTCGTGGGCTCCCGGACCTTCGGCAAGGGCTCGGTCCAGATGCCGAGCCGGCTGCCCGACGGCTCCGTCGCGGAGCTGACCGTCGGGCACTACCGCACCCCTTCCGGCCGAGCGGTCGACGGCCGGGGCATCACGCCCGACCTGGAGGCCGACGAGGGAGCCCTCCAGCGGGCCGAGACCGTGCTGCGCGGCCTGGCCGGTCCCTCGTAA
- the ftsX gene encoding permease-like cell division protein FtsX: MRAQFVLSEIGVGLRRNLTMTFAVVVSVALSLALFGGSLLMSDQVNTMKGYWYDKVNVSIFLCNKSDAESDPNCAKGAVTDDQKKQIKADLDKMDVVQTVTYESQDQAYKHYKEQFGDSPLASSLTPDQMQESYRIKLKDPQKYQVIATAFNGRDGVQSVQDQKGILDNLFKLLNGMNWAARAVMALMLVVALMLIVNTVRVSAFSRRRETGIMRLVGASGFYIQAPFIMEAAVAGLIGGTLACAFLLIARYFLIDHGLALADQLTLINFIGWDAVLTKLPLILATSLLMPALAAFFALRKYLKV, from the coding sequence ATGCGCGCCCAGTTCGTCCTGTCGGAGATCGGCGTCGGTCTCCGCCGCAATCTGACGATGACCTTCGCCGTCGTCGTCTCCGTCGCCCTGTCGCTCGCCCTGTTCGGCGGGTCGCTCCTGATGAGCGACCAGGTCAACACCATGAAGGGCTACTGGTACGACAAGGTCAACGTCTCGATCTTCCTCTGCAACAAGAGCGACGCCGAGTCCGACCCCAACTGCGCCAAGGGCGCGGTGACGGACGACCAGAAGAAGCAGATCAAGGCCGACCTCGACAAGATGGACGTCGTCCAGACGGTCACCTACGAGTCGCAGGACCAGGCGTACAAGCACTACAAGGAGCAGTTCGGCGACTCCCCGCTGGCCAGCTCCCTCACGCCGGACCAGATGCAGGAGTCGTACCGCATCAAGCTGAAGGACCCGCAGAAGTACCAGGTGATCGCCACCGCCTTCAACGGCCGGGACGGCGTGCAGTCCGTGCAGGACCAGAAGGGCATCCTGGACAACCTCTTCAAGCTGCTGAACGGCATGAACTGGGCCGCGCGCGCGGTGATGGCGCTGATGCTGGTCGTCGCGCTGATGCTGATCGTCAACACCGTGCGCGTCTCGGCGTTCAGCCGCCGGCGCGAGACCGGCATCATGCGCCTGGTCGGCGCCTCGGGCTTCTACATCCAGGCGCCGTTCATCATGGAGGCCGCGGTCGCCGGGCTCATCGGCGGCACGCTCGCGTGCGCCTTCCTGCTGATCGCCCGGTACTTCCTCATCGACCACGGACTGGCCCTGGCCGACCAGCTGACACTGATCAACTTCATCGGCTGGGACGCCGTCCTGACGAAGCTGCCGCTCATCCTCGCCACGAGCCTGCTGATGCCCGCGTTGGCCGCGTTCTTCGCGTTGCGCAAGTACTTGAAGGTGTGA